In one Neobacillus sp. WH10 genomic region, the following are encoded:
- a CDS encoding SDR family oxidoreductase, whose product MKKYALITGASGGIGQAIAYKLAEKGYSLYLHYNKNEQSILGLMEKLQPFGGEYIPVHADLAVANGYKTISSQIFSLDAIIHCGGNSQYGLLLDLEHEDAMALMNVHVINPLMLTKELLPKFFSKGSGNIIVITSIWGQTGAACEVAYSTAKGAQIAFVKALSKEVALNGIRVNAIAPGAIATPMMEGFTQEEVEQISFDIPMGRLGLPEEIAGSVAFLLSEESSYITGQVLAINGGWYT is encoded by the coding sequence ATGAAAAAATACGCACTAATTACGGGAGCAAGCGGTGGAATCGGACAAGCGATAGCGTATAAATTGGCGGAAAAAGGATACTCCTTGTATTTACATTACAATAAAAATGAACAATCTATTTTGGGGTTAATGGAAAAGCTTCAGCCATTTGGCGGGGAGTATATTCCTGTCCATGCTGATTTGGCAGTGGCAAACGGATACAAAACAATATCCTCGCAAATCTTTTCATTAGATGCCATTATTCATTGCGGTGGAAACAGTCAATATGGGCTTTTGTTGGATTTGGAACACGAAGATGCTATGGCATTAATGAATGTACATGTAATAAATCCGTTAATGTTGACAAAAGAACTGCTGCCTAAATTTTTTAGTAAAGGGTCAGGCAATATTATTGTGATTACTTCAATTTGGGGACAAACAGGTGCAGCTTGTGAAGTGGCCTATTCAACGGCCAAAGGTGCTCAAATTGCATTTGTAAAGGCTCTCAGTAAAGAGGTAGCTTTAAACGGCATTCGAGTCAATGCGATCGCCCCAGGTGCAATAGCAACACCGATGATGGAAGGGTTTACGCAAGAAGAGGTGGAACAGATTTCTTTTGATATACCCATGGGAAGGCTTGGTCTGCCCGAAGAAATTGCTGGAAGCGTTGCATTCTTGCTTTCGGAGGAATCTTCCTATATTACTGGCCAGGTACTTGCGATAAATGGAGGCTGGTACACATAA
- a CDS encoding DUF3243 domain-containing protein: MSVFENWKQWEDFLADRLHHAQSEGMSEGAIGNLAFQIGDYLANQVEPKNEQQRILSDLWSVADKQEQQAIANIMVKLISNNGSR, encoded by the coding sequence GTGTCTGTTTTTGAAAACTGGAAACAATGGGAAGACTTTTTAGCAGATCGTCTTCACCATGCACAAAGTGAAGGTATGAGTGAGGGCGCGATTGGAAACCTTGCTTTTCAAATTGGTGATTATTTAGCAAACCAAGTAGAGCCGAAAAATGAGCAACAAAGAATTCTTTCAGACCTTTGGTCGGTTGCTGACAAACAAGAACAACAGGCTATTGCAAATATTATGGTAAAACTGATTTCGAATAACGGAAGCCGCTAG
- a CDS encoding DUF3388 domain-containing protein, translating to MMKKEWYLEYEIQKNRPGLLGDISSLLGMLAINIITINGVDEGRRGLLILAKDDDQINRLESILHTMDTIKLIKLREPKLRDRLAVRHGRYIQRDADDKKTFRFVRDELGLLVDFMAELFKQEGHKLIGIRGMPRVGKTESLVAASVCANKRWLFVSSTLLKQTIRNQLIEDEYNENNLFILDGIVSTRRANERHWQLVREIMRLPSVKVIEHPDIFVQNSEYTLDDFDYIIELRNDTDEEITYDVVDQHNMFSGSDFGDFDF from the coding sequence ATCATGAAAAAAGAATGGTATTTAGAGTATGAAATTCAGAAAAACCGCCCTGGTCTATTAGGTGACATTTCATCTCTTTTAGGAATGCTTGCTATTAATATTATAACCATTAATGGTGTTGATGAAGGCAGGCGGGGTTTGCTAATTTTAGCAAAAGATGACGACCAAATTAATCGACTTGAGTCAATTTTACATACTATGGACACAATAAAACTAATCAAACTTAGAGAGCCTAAGCTGCGTGATAGACTTGCCGTTAGACATGGGCGCTATATTCAAAGGGACGCAGATGATAAAAAAACTTTCCGCTTTGTGAGGGATGAGCTTGGATTATTAGTGGATTTTATGGCAGAATTATTTAAGCAGGAGGGACACAAGCTAATCGGTATTCGCGGCATGCCGCGAGTCGGAAAAACAGAGTCACTCGTGGCGGCAAGTGTTTGTGCGAATAAACGGTGGTTATTTGTCTCATCCACTCTTTTAAAACAAACGATTCGCAATCAATTGATTGAAGACGAGTATAACGAAAATAATCTGTTTATTCTTGATGGGATTGTTTCAACAAGACGTGCCAACGAGCGACACTGGCAACTTGTCCGCGAAATCATGCGTCTACCGTCTGTTAAGGTAATAGAGCATCCTGATATATTCGTACAAAACTCTGAGTATACGCTTGACGATTTTGATTATATTATTGAACTTAGGAATGATACGGACGAAGAGATTACATACGACGTCGTTGATCAGCATAATATGTTTTCTGGTTCAGATTTTGGAGATTTTGATTTTTAA
- a CDS encoding RodZ domain-containing protein, with product MLQLTELGNRLKEARLAQGLSLDDLQTMTKIQKRYLVGIEDGNYSSMPGNFYVRAFIKQYAEALNLNPDEIFETYKTEIPASYNDELPQQLSRVKTHKPITGGNSKIFNVLPKILIAVFVVGIASLIYYLVSTNVGSDTNESVSKDNEQVKIEKSQSLEKVKGDEIGKEKKKDSNKENDAAKPEDEKTPVEETPKQELTVVQSSGTNSTYDLKNADKFVVKLVSKGQTWVSIKSGEGKTFFQGTLKTGATESQTVDLSADSTAVIRVGNAADTDIYVNDQKLEYAIPATANVQNITIQHVLKNE from the coding sequence GTGTTACAGTTGACTGAATTAGGGAATCGACTAAAAGAAGCCCGATTAGCCCAAGGATTAAGCTTAGATGATTTACAAACCATGACAAAAATTCAAAAGCGGTATTTAGTAGGAATTGAGGATGGTAATTATTCCAGCATGCCTGGTAATTTTTATGTCCGTGCCTTTATTAAGCAATATGCAGAGGCATTAAATCTTAATCCAGATGAAATTTTTGAAACTTATAAGACTGAAATACCTGCGTCTTATAATGATGAATTACCGCAGCAATTATCTCGAGTGAAAACACACAAACCAATTACTGGAGGGAATTCTAAAATATTCAATGTTCTCCCTAAAATATTAATTGCTGTGTTTGTGGTTGGCATTGCCAGTCTGATATATTATTTAGTATCCACTAATGTTGGAAGTGACACAAATGAATCAGTAAGCAAGGATAACGAGCAGGTGAAAATTGAGAAATCGCAAAGCTTGGAAAAGGTAAAAGGAGATGAAATAGGAAAAGAAAAAAAGAAAGACAGCAATAAAGAGAATGATGCTGCCAAACCGGAAGATGAAAAAACACCTGTTGAAGAAACACCAAAGCAGGAACTTACAGTAGTCCAAAGCAGTGGTACTAATTCCACGTATGATCTGAAAAATGCGGATAAATTTGTCGTGAAATTGGTTTCTAAAGGACAAACCTGGGTTAGTATTAAAAGTGGGGAAGGGAAGACCTTTTTCCAAGGAACACTGAAAACCGGAGCTACAGAGAGCCAAACAGTAGATTTATCAGCAGATAGTACGGCTGTCATTAGGGTTGGGAACGCGGCGGATACTGATATATATGTAAATGACCAAAAGCTTGAGTATGCCATACCAGCGACAGCGAATGTTCAGAACATCACGATCCAACATGTTCTGAAGAATGAATAG
- the pgsA gene encoding CDP-diacylglycerol--glycerol-3-phosphate 3-phosphatidyltransferase, which produces MNIPNRITVSRILLIPIFLIIMLAPFDWGNMHLLGADLPVTHFVGALIFILASTTDWVDGHYARKYNLVTNMGKFLDPLADKLLVSAALIVLVEINDVYAPSWIVIIIISREFAVTGLRLLLAGEGEVVAANMLGKIKTWTQIIAISSLLLHNIIFAMIPFRFDVVALWVALIFTIWSGWDYFAKNSHVLKNSK; this is translated from the coding sequence ATGAATATTCCAAATCGAATCACTGTATCAAGAATATTATTAATCCCAATATTCTTGATTATTATGTTAGCGCCTTTTGATTGGGGGAACATGCATCTTCTTGGGGCTGATCTGCCTGTAACTCATTTTGTGGGGGCACTTATATTTATTTTAGCTTCCACAACCGATTGGGTTGACGGTCATTATGCCCGTAAGTATAACCTTGTAACCAATATGGGGAAATTTCTTGATCCGCTCGCTGACAAATTACTTGTCTCCGCTGCGCTTATTGTCCTCGTTGAAATAAATGATGTTTATGCACCTTCTTGGATAGTTATCATCATTATTAGCAGAGAATTTGCAGTAACAGGTCTCCGTCTATTACTCGCGGGGGAAGGTGAAGTTGTTGCCGCAAATATGCTTGGAAAAATTAAGACTTGGACACAAATCATCGCGATTTCATCATTATTATTACATAATATTATTTTTGCTATGATTCCGTTTCGCTTTGATGTTGTCGCTTTATGGGTAGCCTTAATTTTTACCATTTGGTCGGGATGGGATTATTTTGCTAAAAATAGTCATGTGTTAAAAAATTCAAAATAA
- a CDS encoding competence/damage-inducible protein A, whose amino-acid sequence MNAEIIAVGSELLLGQIVNTNARFLSQQLAGLGINVYFHTVVGDNPDRLKSAIEIAEKRAKMIIFTGGLGPTKDDLTKETIARHIGKELVMDQTALESIEFFFKQTNRVMTDNNRKQALVLEGSHILPNEHGMAPGMVVETDSHIYMLLPGPPKEMEPMLLRYGCKALSSKNDSNEKIVSRVLRFFGIGEAALETEIIDLIDAQSNPTIAPLAGDGEVTLRLTAKHVDEASAQSMLDEMENTINQRVGNFLYGYDNTSLLEELTKALKERKLTITAAESLTGGLFQQELTSISGASSVFKGGVVCYSNEVKQQVLQVKQETLEKYGAVSEQCAKELAENAARLVKSDIGISFTGVAGPDELEGKPVGTVYIGIAINGTPTVVEKITLGGTREANRNRAVKFGCYFILRNLKESQNTN is encoded by the coding sequence ATGAATGCTGAGATTATTGCCGTTGGTTCAGAACTATTACTGGGTCAAATTGTTAACACAAATGCGCGCTTCTTATCACAGCAATTAGCCGGACTCGGTATTAATGTTTATTTTCATACTGTCGTTGGAGATAACCCTGATCGCTTAAAATCAGCGATTGAAATTGCAGAAAAACGTGCTAAAATGATTATCTTTACTGGCGGACTAGGGCCGACAAAGGATGATTTGACGAAGGAAACAATTGCCCGTCACATAGGAAAAGAACTTGTTATGGATCAAACAGCATTAGAATCAATTGAGTTTTTTTTCAAGCAGACAAACCGTGTGATGACGGATAATAATCGAAAGCAGGCACTTGTATTAGAAGGTTCACACATCCTCCCAAATGAACATGGAATGGCCCCTGGAATGGTGGTAGAAACCGACAGCCACATTTATATGCTTTTGCCTGGGCCCCCAAAGGAAATGGAACCGATGTTACTTCGATATGGGTGTAAGGCACTATCATCAAAAAACGACTCGAACGAGAAAATTGTCTCGAGAGTGTTACGATTCTTTGGCATTGGTGAGGCCGCTTTGGAAACTGAAATTATTGATTTAATTGATGCGCAAAGCAATCCCACGATTGCTCCGCTCGCAGGTGATGGAGAGGTTACCTTAAGGTTGACGGCCAAACATGTGGACGAAGCGAGTGCACAATCTATGCTTGATGAAATGGAAAATACTATAAATCAACGTGTTGGAAATTTTCTATATGGATATGACAACACATCATTATTGGAAGAACTGACGAAAGCTTTAAAGGAAAGAAAACTTACGATTACAGCTGCTGAGAGTTTGACTGGCGGGTTGTTTCAACAGGAGTTAACATCTATTTCAGGTGCAAGTTCCGTGTTTAAAGGCGGGGTTGTATGCTATTCTAATGAAGTAAAGCAGCAAGTATTACAAGTTAAACAAGAAACACTTGAAAAATATGGTGCCGTGAGTGAACAATGTGCAAAAGAGCTGGCTGAAAATGCTGCCAGGCTGGTGAAAAGCGATATTGGGATAAGCTTCACAGGTGTGGCCGGACCCGATGAGCTTGAAGGCAAGCCAGTTGGTACGGTTTATATTGGAATAGCGATAAATGGAACACCAACGGTAGTTGAAAAAATTACCCTTGGTGGAACGAGGGAAGCAAACCGGAACCGAGCGGTAAAATTTGGCTGTTATTTTATACTTCGTAATTTAAAAGAATCACAGAATACTAATTAG
- the recA gene encoding recombinase RecA, with amino-acid sequence MSDRKAALEMALKQIEKQFGKGSIMKMGEQTETRISTVPSGSLALDAALGVGGYPRGRIIEIYGPESSGKTTVALHAIAEVQAKGGQAAFIDAEHALDPTYAQKLGVNIDELLLSQPDTGEQALEIAEALVRSGAVDIIVIDSVAALVPKAEIEGEMGDSHVGLQARLMSQALRKLSGAINKSKTIAVFINQIREKVGVMFGNPETTPGGRALKFYSTIRLEVRRAETLKQGNDMVGNKTKIKVVKNKVAPPFRTAEVDIMYGEGISKEGEIIDLGSELDIVQKSGSWYSYNDERLGQGRENAKLFLKENPDVRQEIHQKIREHYGLDGDKVVTESEEDEQFNLLD; translated from the coding sequence GTGAGTGATCGTAAAGCGGCATTAGAAATGGCGTTAAAGCAAATAGAAAAACAATTCGGTAAAGGCTCAATAATGAAAATGGGAGAACAAACAGAGACAAGGATTTCTACCGTTCCAAGCGGCTCTCTAGCGCTAGATGCAGCACTAGGAGTAGGTGGATACCCTAGAGGTCGTATAATTGAAATTTATGGCCCTGAAAGCTCTGGTAAAACAACCGTAGCTTTGCATGCAATTGCGGAAGTGCAAGCAAAAGGGGGACAAGCAGCGTTTATTGACGCTGAGCATGCCTTGGATCCGACTTATGCACAAAAATTAGGTGTTAACATTGATGAATTATTGTTATCACAGCCAGACACAGGTGAACAAGCACTTGAAATCGCTGAGGCACTAGTTCGAAGTGGTGCGGTCGATATTATCGTAATTGATTCAGTCGCTGCATTAGTTCCAAAAGCGGAAATTGAAGGCGAAATGGGTGACTCCCATGTAGGTTTACAGGCACGTTTGATGTCTCAAGCACTTCGCAAACTATCAGGTGCCATCAACAAATCTAAAACAATTGCAGTCTTCATTAACCAGATTCGTGAAAAGGTCGGAGTTATGTTTGGAAACCCCGAGACAACACCTGGGGGACGTGCGCTCAAGTTTTACTCGACAATTCGTCTTGAAGTACGCCGTGCTGAAACGTTAAAGCAAGGTAATGACATGGTCGGAAATAAGACAAAAATAAAAGTAGTAAAGAACAAAGTGGCGCCACCATTCCGTACAGCTGAAGTGGATATTATGTACGGTGAAGGTATTTCAAAAGAAGGCGAAATCATCGATCTAGGCTCTGAATTAGATATCGTTCAAAAGAGCGGCTCATGGTATTCCTATAACGATGAAAGACTTGGTCAGGGCCGTGAAAATGCAAAGTTATTCTTGAAGGAAAACCCAGATGTTCGTCAAGAAATTCACCAAAAAATCCGTGAGCATTATGGATTAGATGGTGATAAAGTGGTAACAGAATCAGAGGAAGATGAGCAGTTTAATTTACTAGATTAA
- the rny gene encoding ribonuclease Y, whose amino-acid sequence MEPITIAFILLGLFVGAVVGYFGHKSIADAKVAGAKNAAEQILEDAKRDADSVKKEALLEAKDEIHKLRTEAEREVRERRNEMQKQENRLLQREENLDRKEETLNKRENLLEKKDDSLNQRQQHIEEMESKVDELVRKQQTELERISSLTREEAKAIIIDRMEQELTHDTAIMIKESENRAKEEADKKAKEILSLAIQRCAADHVAETTVSVVNLPNDEMKGRIIGREGRNIRTLETLTGIDLIIDDTPEAVILSGFDPIRRETARLALEKLVQDGRIHPARIEEMVEKSRREVDEYIREVGEQTTFEVGVHGLHPDLIKILGRLKFRTSYGQNVLKHSMEVAQLSGLLAAELGQDETLARRAGLLHDIGKAIDHEVEGSHVEIGVELATKYKEHPVVINSIASHHGDAEPTSIIAVLVAAADALSAARPGARSETLENYIRRLEKLEEISESYEGVEKSFAIQAGREVRIIVRPDTVDDLAAHRLARDIRKRIEDELDYPGHIKVTVIRETRAVEYAK is encoded by the coding sequence ATGGAACCAATTACAATCGCCTTCATTTTGCTTGGCCTTTTCGTCGGTGCCGTTGTTGGCTATTTTGGTCATAAATCCATTGCTGATGCAAAAGTAGCAGGTGCAAAGAATGCTGCTGAACAGATTCTTGAAGATGCAAAACGTGATGCTGATTCAGTGAAAAAAGAAGCTTTGCTGGAGGCAAAGGATGAAATTCACAAGCTTCGGACAGAAGCAGAACGTGAGGTTCGTGAACGAAGAAATGAAATGCAAAAACAAGAAAACCGTTTACTGCAAAGAGAAGAGAATTTAGATCGAAAAGAGGAAACGTTAAATAAGCGTGAAAATCTTTTAGAAAAGAAGGATGATTCTCTAAACCAAAGACAACAGCATATTGAAGAGATGGAAAGCAAAGTGGACGAGTTGGTACGAAAACAACAGACTGAACTCGAACGAATTTCGAGCTTAACACGCGAGGAAGCAAAAGCGATCATTATTGACAGAATGGAACAGGAACTTACCCATGATACTGCGATAATGATAAAGGAAAGCGAGAATCGTGCTAAAGAGGAAGCCGACAAGAAAGCGAAGGAAATACTCTCGCTTGCGATCCAGCGTTGCGCTGCTGACCATGTTGCGGAAACGACTGTCTCTGTCGTAAATCTTCCAAATGACGAAATGAAGGGCCGGATCATTGGCCGTGAAGGACGAAACATCCGTACACTTGAAACGTTAACGGGAATTGATTTGATTATTGATGATACTCCTGAAGCTGTCATTCTATCAGGCTTTGACCCTATTCGAAGGGAAACTGCACGTTTAGCACTTGAGAAGTTAGTTCAAGATGGACGTATCCATCCGGCACGAATTGAGGAAATGGTAGAAAAATCTCGTCGAGAAGTAGATGAGTATATTCGCGAAGTTGGGGAGCAAACCACTTTTGAAGTAGGAGTTCATGGACTACATCCAGATTTAATCAAAATTCTTGGCCGCTTGAAGTTCCGAACTAGCTACGGGCAAAACGTCTTAAAGCATTCAATGGAAGTAGCACAGCTTTCAGGCTTGCTTGCTGCTGAACTTGGTCAAGATGAAACGCTGGCCCGTCGAGCTGGTTTGCTTCACGATATTGGGAAAGCTATTGACCATGAAGTAGAAGGCAGTCATGTAGAAATCGGAGTAGAACTTGCAACGAAATACAAGGAACACCCAGTGGTGATCAATAGTATTGCTTCTCACCATGGAGATGCTGAGCCAACTTCTATTATCGCCGTACTCGTAGCTGCAGCAGATGCCTTATCAGCTGCAAGACCAGGTGCACGTAGTGAGACTCTTGAAAACTATATCCGTCGTCTTGAAAAGCTAGAGGAGATTTCTGAGTCTTATGAAGGTGTTGAGAAATCCTTTGCGATTCAAGCAGGGCGTGAAGTGCGTATTATTGTAAGGCCAGATACAGTTGATGATCTTGCTGCACATCGCTTAGCTCGCGATATCCGTAAGCGGATCGAAGACGAACTTGATTATCCTGGACACATTAAAGTAACAGTTATCCGTGAAACGCGGGCTGTAGAATACGCAAAATAA
- a CDS encoding TIGR00282 family metallophosphoesterase → MNLLFIGDVVGSPGREMVKEFLPKLKEKFRPHFTIINGENAAGGKGITEKIYKEFLGYGAQAITLGNHAWDNREIYEFIGSAKNMVRPANFPEGTPGNGLGFFKMNELEVAVINLQGRTFMSPLDCPFKKADELVEIARERTPFIFVDFHAEVTSEKLAMGWYLDGKVSAVVGTHTHVQTADNRVLPGGTGYLSDVGMTGPYDGILGVEREAVLKKFLTSLPVRFEVPKLGRNQLSAVNIELDRKSGKCKNIKRILINDDNPFYS, encoded by the coding sequence ATGAATCTACTTTTTATCGGCGATGTAGTCGGCTCACCTGGAAGGGAAATGGTAAAGGAGTTTTTGCCAAAATTAAAAGAAAAATTTCGGCCTCATTTTACAATTATTAATGGTGAAAATGCTGCAGGGGGCAAGGGGATAACAGAAAAAATCTATAAGGAATTTTTGGGCTATGGTGCACAGGCAATTACACTAGGGAATCATGCATGGGATAACAGAGAGATATATGAGTTTATCGGTTCAGCGAAAAATATGGTACGTCCGGCAAATTTTCCGGAAGGAACACCTGGAAATGGTTTGGGGTTTTTTAAAATGAATGAGTTAGAAGTGGCTGTTATTAATCTTCAAGGTCGAACATTTATGTCTCCATTAGATTGTCCTTTTAAAAAAGCTGACGAATTAGTTGAAATCGCCCGGGAGAGAACTCCATTTATCTTTGTGGATTTTCATGCTGAAGTAACCAGTGAAAAACTAGCAATGGGTTGGTATCTAGACGGTAAAGTGTCAGCAGTCGTTGGAACTCATACACATGTGCAAACAGCAGACAACCGGGTTTTACCAGGTGGAACTGGTTATTTATCAGACGTAGGTATGACTGGTCCGTATGACGGGATCCTTGGGGTGGAAAGAGAGGCTGTTCTTAAGAAATTCCTAACAAGTCTGCCTGTACGTTTTGAGGTGCCAAAATTAGGCCGTAATCAGCTCAGTGCGGTTAATATTGAATTAGATAGGAAAAGTGGTAAGTGTAAAAATATTAAACGAATTTTAATAAATGATGACAATCCATTTTACAGTTAA
- the spoVS gene encoding stage V sporulation protein SpoVS: MEILKVSAKSNPNSVAGALAGVLRERGAAEIQAIGAGALNQAVKAVAIARGFVAPSGVDLICIPAFTDILIDGEERTAIKLIVEPR; encoded by the coding sequence ATGGAAATATTAAAAGTTTCAGCAAAATCTAATCCTAATTCTGTAGCTGGTGCACTTGCCGGAGTTCTGCGTGAAAGAGGTGCAGCAGAAATACAGGCTATTGGTGCGGGTGCATTGAATCAAGCCGTTAAGGCAGTAGCGATTGCAAGAGGATTTGTGGCACCTAGCGGAGTTGATTTAATCTGTATCCCTGCGTTTACCGATATTTTAATTGATGGGGAAGAACGCACAGCTATTAAGCTAATCGTAGAACCACGGTGA
- a CDS encoding 2-oxoacid:acceptor oxidoreductase subunit alpha yields the protein MINQLSWKVGGQQGEGIESTGEIFAIALNRLGYYLYGYRHFSSRIKGGHTNNKIRVSTTEVRSISDDLDILVAFDQETIDVNYKELHSKGVILADAKFTPKKPEDTEALLYAVPFTEIATELGTSLMKNMVAIGATSAVLDLDIHVFEEVVREIFGKKGDKVVAKNMDAIQAGFDYMKEKMNGNVPTMVLEKADGKKRMFMIGNDAIALGAMAAGCRFMAAYPITPASDIMEYLIKKLPAVGGTVIQTEDEIAACTMTIGASYGGVRAITASSGPGLSLKMEAIGLAGITETPLVIVDTQRGGPSTGLPTKQEQSDLMAMIYGTHGEIPKIVIAPSTVEEAFYDTAEAFNLAEEYQCPVIVLSDLQLSLGKQTVEPLDASKVEIRRGKLVTEELPEIENKGYFKRYEVTEDGISPRTIPGMKNGIHHVTGVEHAETGKPSESAANRIAQMDKRMRKVENIRFNTPVYKNAPHEDADLLIVGFNSTRGAIEEAMVRLEKDGLKVNHAQIRLIHPFPADEVLPLVRSAKKVLVVENNATGQLANIMKMNIGNAEKITKFVKYDGNPFLPHEVHSKCKELF from the coding sequence ATGATCAATCAACTTTCGTGGAAAGTTGGCGGACAACAAGGGGAAGGTATTGAAAGTACTGGGGAAATCTTTGCAATCGCACTGAATCGCCTGGGATATTACTTGTATGGTTATCGTCACTTTTCATCTCGTATCAAAGGCGGGCATACAAATAATAAGATCAGAGTTAGTACAACAGAAGTTCGCTCTATTTCTGATGACCTTGATATCCTTGTAGCATTTGACCAAGAAACGATCGATGTAAACTACAAAGAGCTTCATAGCAAAGGGGTAATCCTTGCAGATGCAAAATTTACTCCAAAGAAACCAGAAGATACTGAAGCATTATTGTATGCGGTTCCTTTTACTGAAATTGCCACTGAGTTAGGTACTTCTTTAATGAAAAACATGGTAGCAATCGGGGCAACTTCAGCTGTCTTAGATTTGGATATTCACGTTTTTGAAGAAGTAGTTCGAGAGATTTTCGGTAAAAAGGGCGACAAGGTTGTTGCTAAAAATATGGATGCAATCCAAGCAGGCTTTGATTATATGAAAGAAAAAATGAATGGAAATGTACCGACAATGGTACTTGAAAAAGCAGATGGTAAAAAGCGCATGTTCATGATTGGAAATGATGCCATCGCATTAGGCGCAATGGCTGCAGGCTGCCGCTTCATGGCTGCATATCCTATTACACCTGCTTCTGATATTATGGAGTATTTGATTAAGAAACTTCCAGCTGTGGGCGGAACAGTAATCCAAACAGAAGACGAAATTGCTGCTTGTACAATGACAATTGGAGCAAGCTACGGCGGAGTTCGTGCGATAACTGCATCTTCTGGTCCGGGATTATCATTAAAGATGGAAGCAATCGGACTAGCAGGTATTACAGAAACTCCGCTTGTTATTGTTGACACGCAACGTGGAGGCCCATCAACAGGACTGCCAACAAAACAAGAACAGTCAGATTTAATGGCGATGATCTATGGTACTCACGGGGAAATTCCGAAAATTGTTATTGCTCCAAGTACTGTGGAAGAGGCTTTCTATGATACAGCAGAAGCTTTCAACCTTGCTGAAGAATATCAATGTCCAGTTATTGTTCTATCCGACCTTCAATTATCATTAGGTAAACAAACAGTAGAACCTCTTGATGCTTCGAAGGTTGAAATTAGACGAGGAAAGCTTGTTACAGAAGAGCTTCCAGAAATTGAAAACAAAGGTTATTTCAAACGATATGAAGTAACAGAAGATGGTATATCACCTCGTACAATTCCTGGTATGAAAAATGGTATTCACCATGTAACAGGTGTTGAGCATGCAGAAACTGGTAAACCTTCAGAATCGGCAGCAAATCGAATTGCTCAAATGGATAAACGTATGAGAAAAGTAGAAAATATTCGTTTCAATACACCGGTATATAAAAATGCTCCACACGAAGATGCAGACCTATTGATTGTTGGTTTTAACTCTACTCGTGGTGCAATCGAAGAAGCTATGGTTCGTTTAGAAAAAGATGGATTGAAAGTAAATCATGCACAAATTCGCTTAATTCATCCATTCCCAGCTGACGAAGTTCTTCCACTTGTTCGCTCTGCGAAAAAAGTGCTTGTTGTAGAAAACAATGCAACTGGACAATTAGCAAATATCATGAAAATGAATATTGGAAATGCTGAAAAAATCACTAAATTTGTTAAATATGATGGTAATCCATTCCTACCTCACGAAGTACATTCAAAATGTAAGGAGTTGTTCTAA